caattaaaaaaaccccacatgatcatctcattagatgcagagaaagcatttgacaaaattcaacacttcttcatgttACATGTCTTGGAACAACAAGGAATTCAACatcaatacctaaacatagcaaaagcaatatacagcaaaccaatagctaacatcaaactaaatgtagagaatcCTGAAGCAATGCCacaaaaatcagagactagacaagtttgcccactctgtccctacttattcaatataatattcgaagttctagccagaacattCAGACAAGAAtaagaggtcaaagagataccaattggaaagaaagaagtcaaaatatcattatttgcagatgatatgatagtgtacttaccTGACTCCAAAatttcctccagagaactactaatcttgataaataacttcagcaaagtgactggctggggtataaaattaaatcaaataaatcagtagccttgctctactcaaaatataaacagactgagaaagaaattggctAAATGACACCCTCCACAATAACCCCCAAATATTGTATCTTCCTcggagtgactctaaccaagcaagtgaaagttctgtatgacaagaacttaatgtctctgaagaaagaaatcaaagaatacctcagaagatggaaagagctcccatgttcatagattggcaggattaatatagtaaaaatgaccgtttttccaaaagcaatctacagattcaatgcagttcccatcaaaattccaactcaattcttcttagagttagaaagggcaatttgcaaattcatttggaataccaaaaaacccaggataacgaaAGCTCTCctcaacactaaaagaacttctgggagaatcaccatccctgacctcaagctatattacagagcaataatgataaaaactgtatggtattggtacagagaaaggcaggtagatcaatggaatagaatagaagacccagaaatgaacccacacacctatgttcacttgatctttgacaaaggagctaaaaccatccagttgaaaaaagatagttttttcaacaaatgattgtggttcaactggaggtcagcatgtagaagaatgcaaatcttaCCTCCCTGTACAAAGaagtccacataaaaccagatagagtcaaattagtagaagaaaaagtggggaagaaccttgaacaggTTGACACAGGCAaaaattttctgaagagaacaccaatggtttatgctctaagattatgaatagacaaatgggacttcataaaagtgcgaagcttctgtaaggcaaaggacactgtcattaggttAAAACAGCATCCAACTgattcagaaaagatctttaccaatcctatatgtgatagagggctaatatccaatatatattaagaactcaagaagttagactccagagagtcaaataacactcttaaaaagtggggtagagagctaaacaaagaatcttcAACTAAGGAATATGGAATTTCTgataagtacctaaagaaatgttcaacatccttagtcatcagggaaatgcatattaaaacaacactgagattccacctcatagcagtcagagtggctaagataaaaaactcaggttacaacaCATCCTGGCTAAGATGTGGGAGAAAGATGGAACTCCTTCATTTTTGTGATTGCAAGCTAGTATGTAAGCACCATGgcaatcagtctgaggttcctcagcaaAACtagacatagtaatacctgagggtTAATCTGTACTAAccctgggcctatacccaaactatgctctaacatataacaaggatacatgctccactatattcatagcagccttatttataatagccagaagctggaaagaacccaagtgtccttcaacagaggaattaatacaggaaatgtggtacatttacacaaaagaGCACCACTccactattaaaaatgatgagttcatgaaactcacaggcaaatgaatgaaactagaaatatcatcctgagtgaggtaacccacatggtatgcactcaccgataagtggatattagcccacaagaTTGGGTTAcctaagatataatccacagaccacatgaaactcaagtagtataaccaaagtgtggatgcttcagtccttcttagaagtgggaacaaaaatattcacaggaggaaatatggagacaattttgaaacagagacagaacgaaaggccatccagagactaccccaactggggatccatcccatacacatacagccactgAACCCTGACACTAATGCTGATgataagaagtgcatgctgacaaaagcctgatatactgtctcctgagatgctctgtcagagcatgacaagtatagtggtggatgcttgcagtcaaccattgaaatgagaatggggtccctgttggaggagttaaagaaaggattgagatcccggcccgcagcagctctctgctcccagaccctgtgggagagagacctcactgcctggtcaggtgggcactcctgaagctgcagagtggaagagaccaccaacactgcccacccctgcccacattcctggtccaagagcaaactgtatagtgcctctgggttgccgtgggggagggcccaggagcggcaggacctctgcgcctgagacaccgccagaacctgaagggacagaccggataaatagttctctgcacccaaatcccgtgggagggagagctaaaccttcagagaggcagataagcctgggaaaccagaagagactctctgcacacatctctgatgccagaggaaaacaccaaatgccatctggaaccctggtgcacggaggctcccggaaagggcggcacagatcttcctgttgctgctgctgcagagagCCTAGGCAGCACCCAcgcagcaaacttgagcctcgggaccacaggtaagaccaactttctgcaaGGACTGCCCAGAACTCCAGACACAGGgcccaggaacagctgaagacctgtagataggaaaactacaccgaaagcagaacacctgtccccataactgggctgaaaaaacaggaaaacaagtctacagcactccctGACAAttaggcttataagacagtctagccactgtcagaaatagcagaacaaaagtaacactagagataatctgatggcgagaggcgtttaggaacccaagcaacagaaaaactaagactacatggcatcatcggagcccaattctcccaaccaaagcaaacacagaatatccaaacacaccagaaaagcaagatctagtttcaaNNNNNNNNNNNNNNNNNNNNNNNNNNNNNNNNNNNNNNNNNNNNNNNNNNNNNNNNNNNNNNNNNNNNNNNNNNNNNNNNNNNNNNNNNNNNNNNNNNNNaaatagatggagaaaccaagatattccatgacaaaaccaaatttacacaatatctttctacaaatccagtgctacaaaggataataaatagtaaagcccaacataaggaggcaagctataccctagaagaagcaaaaaactaatcgtcttggaaacaaaacaaagagaagaaaagcacacaaacataatctcacatccaaatatgaatataacaggaagcaataatcactattccttaatatctctcaataacaatggtctcaactccccaatacaaagacatagattaacaaactggatatgcaacaaggaccctgaattctgctgcctgcaggaaacaaacctcagcaTTCTAGCATTGCTAAGTTTGTTGGAGTGCATCTTTAGcatcattctttattttcttctcatttacaAATAATTATGTTGTTTAGGGTACTCTTTATTAACTCATATAATAGTTTTTATTAAACTGCATTACTCATAATTTTTAGTAAACAAGCTTTAAAGATTTACCTCCTAATTTCTTCTCAAGTAGCAAAACAAGTTTTGAAATATAATATTAGGGATTTACCACATAATTCTTATATACTATACTTTAAAACATCACAAAATGTGACATAACCATTGCTTTCTTGACTATATAATCAAGACTATTGAAGTTTGAAATAATGAAGCATTTAGTGTTCATTGCTACAAGTCATAGCTTTATTGTCCTTTACTAAATGTACTTCAGCTGTCAATAACATTATTTACTGATTCATAACTGATGAACTAGCTTTTCCTCAGAatcttttattttagattttgctCTTGCTATCATCACCAGCTGTCTGTATAGGAgaggtttttttcttctaattttattccATTCTAAGTCAAGAGAGACACATATCTTTGCCATTCATCGTTTGTAAAATACAGCATTGAGATATGTTCAAAATTTCCTGTACTTTTtgaaattttcacacacacacacacacacacacacacacacacacacacacacacacacacaaatcattctaaaaataaaaatttctccaAAGGGCATAGTTCTATATCCCATATATTTACAACATGGTTAAAATCATcaaggtgggggctggggatttagctcagtggtagagcgcttacctaggaagcacaaggccctgggttcggaccccagctccgaaaaaaagaaccaaaaaaaaaaatcatcaaggtGCCACTGAATTTATTAGCATCCATCTAAATATTTAGACATTGGTGTGTACAGAGTTTTGATGTAAAAGAGATTTTCTTTTGGAAAGTTGCAGTAAAACTTAAAAAGTGTtacttcaaaattttattttaaaaagtgtgtttaCATCTTTCAGacaatttacaaaaataaaactatatgaaTTCTTAGATCATGTTATCCACTTGATCTCTGCCATTGGTTTAAAGGTCTATGTCAGCTCCAAACAAAGAAGATATTTTCACAAACTCTCCCACTTTCTTTAACCTCATGGACCTCCTAGGAAGGGTGAAGCTTCTCTACCTAATCCTCATGATGGATGGTGCAGCATCCCAGCATGAATATTGAcacttgctttctctgttttccagAGTGACATCCagtaaaagaaatttattttgggTTGTGTTATCATGATTTCTATTTCCCAAACATTGATTCTTGAAAATCCTTACTGTTGCCACAAATACCAGGCTTTGGGGTAAAGAGCTCACATGGTTTACCAACATGAAATATCATTATATTCATGTTAATCCAAACACCAATGTCCCATCATTCCTCCAAAAAAATGTGGAGTAGTAAGTGGAACCCTCTATGGTAGATGGTTTTCAAGAACAATCTCACAATCAGATTTACAGAAAATCTTTGGTGGATTTACTAAGAGGCTCAATTCTGAGATGAATCAGGACATCATGAATAAGAGAATAACTAAGAAAAGCATTGAAAAGTAAGATGTAAAGACACACATGTAATGTTAGAAAGAACTGACAGAAGACTGTGGGTGGCAGTTCactgacagagtgcttgcctaatgcAAACAAGGTCCTGGCTTGAATTCCTAGGCTCTGGTGCTGGGGATTTATTATGTTGTCTAAACTAATGCCTAGCTAGTTAGAAATCCTGGgtttacctagatgcctagaacaaatgaaactcaagacggatgatcaaaatgtgaaggcttcactccttctttaaagggaacaagaatacccttggcagggaagagagaggcaaaagattaaaaacagagactgaaggaacacccattcagagcctgccccacatgtggcccatacatatacagccacccaattagacaagatggatgaagcaaaagaagtgcagaccgacaggagcggatgtagatcaatcctgagagacacagccagaatacagcaaatacagaggcgaatgccagcagcaaaccactgaactgagaatgggacccccgttgaaggaatcagagaaagaactggaagagcttgaaggggcttgagatcccatatgtacaacaatgccaagcaaccagagcttccagggactaagccactacctaaagactatacatggactgaccctggactctgacctcataggtagcaatgaatatcctagtaagagcaccagtggaaggggaagccctgggtcctgctaagactgaacccccagtgaactagactgtcgggggaggcggcaatgggggagggtgggggagggaacacccataaggaagggggaggaagggatgtttgcggaaaccgggaaagggaataacactcgaaatgtatataagaaatactcaagttaataaaaaaaaaaaaaaaagaaatcctgggTTTAATGTCCATTGTGCTGTgctctctatgtctgtgtgtgtgtttgtgtgtggctgtgtttgtgtgtgtatatatgtatgttcgtgtgtttgagtgtatatgtgcatatatgtgtgagtgtgtgcctgtgtgtgtatgtatatgcatatgcaaaacAAGAAATCAAAGCTGACAATTAAACCAGAACAAAATAAGGTGCAACGATTCTAGTAAAAGGGGAGCAGAATCTAGGATTCCTTTGCAACTGAAACTGGTCAGCTATGCCAAAGTCAAGAGAAGCAGAAGAACAAGGTTCTGCGGGAAAGTGACAGTCTCATTACTATGCTATACATGTAGTTTCTCTTTCAATATTATTGCCTGAAGTTCAAGATAGAAGCCAAGAAGTTGGAGCCTTTGGAGGATGTTTCAGAGGGATTTTGAAATAGTTGGCTCTAAAAAGCTGTGCTATTCTGTTTTCCAGTTCTTGATGCTCTGATAGTGTAGCTGAGGTTCAGTGGAGTGTTTGTGCAAGATGTCAATGAAAGATACTGCTTGAACCTTTCAGCATTGTCCTTCTAttgtttttctcatatttttttcaAGGAGTGCTGTCGGTAATTTGGGAGCCCACACATGTCAGGTGTGTTTTGTATCAGTTGTATAACCCAAAGTTGAAAAATAGTGTGTTCAGGTGACACCTGATTTGAATCATTGGTAACACAAGGTGAGAGATATGTTCCCTAAATTTTGTATTAATTATAACAATTATATTTAAAGTAAATCATATATCATATGAAAAACATAAtacatttcttcctcatttttataTGTCTATTTATTAATAGTTTGTCGtgctttttatattataatttccttATGTTTTTCTTATATAGTTATAAACAAGGtttagaaaatatgtattttattgctAACTCAGTATTTTCACTTTTAAGCCAGAAAATATTCGAAGCATTTATAATGCCTACAGGTTACACATATTTCTTTGcaaaaaacaatgactagaaAAAGGGGTGTActtttttcatatacatatattgcaATAGTAATTTATATCTTCTAGTCTCAAAAGTATGTACTGTCTAAAGTTACTATATTTTCCCGTTTTCTCTGTAATAAACTTTACTTTTCAATTATAACTACATGTAAAGCTGTTAGAAATAGTCAAATCTGCCTGTTGTTAACTAATTCAGATGATAAACATCTTGAATCCTTGAATTCATCCAGCTAAAGATCTTTATTTTGAATATTCCTGTTGCTGTACAGATACTGAGCAACTCACAAGGTTTGAATCAAGGTTGCTGTGCACTTTAgaaggatctacctgtctctgagGACCAGTGTCGAAGAGAAGTTTCCAGCATTTGAGAAGATAACAAAGCATGTTCAGTGTTTGAGGCTCCAGCAGCTGCCATCACTTCCATGAGAGACGTGGCATCTGACAGAAACCATATTTTAGGCTGGATTTACTGTTTTTCAGTACTTTCAGAATCCAGGAATTCTTTAGCAAAAACTGATCACATCTGCACAGTCTACTTGAGGAAACACTGCACAGTAggtatttaaaacattaaattgaaGAGACTTTAAATAGTTCtttagtaaattaaaaaattaatttaattatatttttaattaaactacaattacatcatttatttcttccattttctccttcatatACTTCTCATGTTGCATAACTCTtccatagcaaattcaaggcctcATCTTCTTTTACTAATTTCACATAAACATAtagattgtacacacacacacacacacacacacacacacacacgtatacataccatatgtgtgtgaatacaacctgctgagtttCTTCAAtattgcttgcatgtatatgtttcTAAAGAAGTCTACTGActacagaataaaaatgttttatcctCAAGAATGTTCTATTTCAATCTGAAGCTCTTAAACTGCCAATGATACTTAAAGCTCTAACAAAGAGTTTCCTTATTGCAACCTTCATCTCATTATTTCTCAGCGTGTAGATGACAGGATTCATAGAAGGAGTGATAATGGCATCAAAAATCGCCAAAAATTTATCTATGGGTAAAGTAGGGAAAGGCCACACATAGACAATAATGCAAGgaccaaagaagaaaatcaccaCAGTGATGTGAGCCGAGAGAGTGGAGAGAGCCTTGGAGGAAGCACCTGAGGAGTGTTTACGCACCGTGACCAGGATGAAGAGGTAAGACACAATCAGGATGAAGAAAGTGGCCATGGAGATGAAACCACTGTTGGCAGTGACCAGGAACTCCagtctgtatgtatctgtacatGCAAGCTTGATGAACCGAGGAAAATCACAATAAAAGCTGTCCATTTTATTAGCTCCACAGAAGGGTAAATTTACAACAAAAGCCAGCTGGGCCACAGAATGGATCAGACCTATGGTCCAAGCAAGAGCCAAAAGAACAATGCACATTCTGAGACTCATGATGGTGAGGTAGTGGAGGGGCTTACAGATAGCAATGTACCTGTCATAGGCCATGACTATGAGCAACACCATCTCTGTTCCCCCAACAGTGTGAATGAAGAACATCTGAGTGATGCACCCGTTCAAGGAGATGACTTTGTGCTTTCTGAAGAGGTCATAAATCATCTTTGGAGTAGCGATGCTGGACACACCTGTATCAATGAAGGAGAGGTTTGCCAGCAGGAAGTACATGGGGGAGTGCAGGTGATGGTCTGAGATGATTGTGAGCACAATGAGCAGATTTCCCAGCATGCTTGCTACATAAAATACtgtgaagaacagaaaaaggagaaTCTGAATTCTCCATGAATTGGTGAGGCCTAGCAACAAAAATTCTGATACCACTGAGTGA
The DNA window shown above is from Rattus rattus isolate New Zealand chromosome 5, Rrattus_CSIRO_v1, whole genome shotgun sequence and carries:
- the LOC116900563 gene encoding olfactory receptor 4F3/4F16/4F29-like, producing the protein MDGGNHSVVSEFLLLGLTNSWRIQILLFLFFTVFYVASMLGNLLIVLTIISDHHLHSPMYFLLANLSFIDTGVSSIATPKMIYDLFRKHKVISLNGCITQMFFIHTVGGTEMVLLIVMAYDRYIAICKPLHYLTIMSLRMCIVLLALAWTIGLIHSVAQLAFVVNLPFCGANKMDSFYCDFPRFIKLACTDTYRLEFLVTANSGFISMATFFILIVSYLFILVTVRKHSSGASSKALSTLSAHITVVIFFFGPCIIVYVWPFPTLPIDKFLAIFDAIITPSMNPVIYTLRNNEMKVAIRKLFVRALSIIGSLRASD